One genomic window of Callospermophilus lateralis isolate mCalLat2 unplaced genomic scaffold, mCalLat2.hap1 Scaffold_181, whole genome shotgun sequence includes the following:
- the LOC143640319 gene encoding palmitoyltransferase ZDHHC19-like, which yields MASSQSITPPNEPPIESSWLKPSLFPAFNAMLLTTISGIFFAFPCRWLAQNGQWEFAVVSGLFFILSFCSLIFLNGSDPGILHKGSLEEDPNIQYIARVNNTAFRLQWCSKCSFHRPPRTHHCPFCNICVEDFDHHCLWVNNCVGQRNFRVFVLLLVSLCLYLVVLLATSVLFLIRTRHMPLSLDSAMAIAVAVPVLVLLLPVILLLMIQAVSVSKVSEYCNTRRCRGILHLWESGTFG from the exons ATGGCCTCTTCACAGAGTATCACGCCCCCAAATGAACCTCCGATTGAATCCTCATGGCTGAAACCAAGCCTGTTTCCAGCTTTTAATGCAATGCTTCTTACTACAATTAGTGGCATCTTCTTCGCCTTTCC gtgccggtggttggctcagaatgggcagtgggaatttgccgtggtttcgggcctattctttatactgtccttctgcagcctcattttcctcaacgggtcagacccaggcattttgcacaaag gctccttagaagaggaccccaacattcaatacatagcacgagtgaacaacacggcctttcgcctgcagtggtgctcgaagtgttctttccatcgtccaccccggacccaccactgtcccttctgtaatatctgtgtggag GACTTTGACCACCACTGCCTGTGGGTAAACAATTGTGTAGGTCAAAGAAATTTCCGCGTATTCGTGCTGCTGCTGGTGTCCCTGTGCCTTTATCTGGTTGTTCTTCTGGCTACCAGTGTGCTTTTTCTCATTCGTACAAGACACATGCCCTTGTCGCTGGACTCAGCCATGGC CATCGCAGTAGCTGTACCCGTCTTGGTACTCCTGCTGCCTGTCATTCTGCTCCTGATGATACAGGCTGTGTCGGTGAGCAAGGTAAGCGAGTACTGCAATACCAGACGGTGCAGAGGCATCTTGCATCTTTGGGAATCCGGCACTTTCGGCTGA